One Pristiophorus japonicus isolate sPriJap1 chromosome 19, sPriJap1.hap1, whole genome shotgun sequence genomic window carries:
- the LOC139230175 gene encoding FMRFamide receptor-like encodes MATADLMFIIVNVILLEINNIYFTHSFLNYTPVCSLSIALGYAAIDCSVWLTVSFTFDRFVAICYQRLRVKYCTEKTAAVAIATVCALNFAKNIPMYFLFERQKIIDNKSWFCVVKSSFYTSPVWVAFIWFYIVLTPFAPFVLILLLNALTIRHILSANRVRRGLRGNNNTENHKDPEMESRRKSIILLLAISGSFILLWLVNVTYGICVQTIDIEYTFAISDNLLSIMQESGFMLQSLSSCTNTFIYAAAQSKFRKQLINVITCPYGRFIKFVK; translated from the coding sequence ATGGCCACAGCGGATTTAATGTTCATCATTGTTAATGTGATACTTTTAGAGATTAATAATATTTATTTCACACACTCATTCCTGAACTACACTCCTGTCTGCAGTCTCAGCATCGCCCTGGGTTATGCTGCcattgattgttctgtctggttaaccgtctcctttacctttgatcgatttgtggcaatTTGTTACCAGAGGCTGAGAGTCAAATATTGCACCGAAAAAACTGCTGCCGTCGCTATAGCAACAGTGTGTGCGCTAAACTTTGCAAAAAATATACCAATGTATTTTCTGTTTGAACGGCAGAAAATAATTGACAACAAATCGTGGTTCTGTGTTGTAAAATCAAGCTTCTATACCTCACCCGTCTGGGTAGCATTTATCTGGTTTTACATAGTTTTAACCCCATTCGCTCCATTTGTTTTGATTttgttgctcaatgctctgaccatcAGGCACATTCTATCGGCCAATAGAGTCAGGAGGGGACTGAGGGGTAATAACAATACTGAGAATCACAAagatccagagatggagagccgGAGAAAATCCATAATTTTACTGCTCGCCATCTCGGGCAGTTTTATCCTGTTATGGTTGGTGAACGTTACATATGGCATCTGTGTACAAACTATAGATATTGAGTATACATTCGCCATTTCCGATAACCTTCTCAGCATCATGCAAGAAAGTGGGTTTATGCTTCAGAGTCTGAGTTCCTGCACAAATACATTTATTTATGCAGCAGCGCAGAGTAAGTTCAGAAAGCAGCTGATAAATGTCATTACATGTCCCTATGGTCGATTTATTAAGTTCGTGAAATGA